From Halanaeroarchaeum sulfurireducens, a single genomic window includes:
- a CDS encoding Cdc6/Cdc18 family protein: MTDERTPRDRRTAGRDFEVDLDDVLDEDGDEEDGLFDNLLSGEPIFENKEVLRPSYTPDELPHRTDQINNMATILVAALRGETPSNILIYGKTGTGKTASAKFVSQELQKTSQRYDVPSEVQYINCEVTDTQYRVLAQLANTFIEQNRDWIDRRTRELEELHEQAREDPSALLDTEFDDPPDLRERIDALEADRAEMDDVPMTGWPTDRVYNEFFDAVDYVERVAVIMLDEIDKLVEKSGDDTLYNLSRMNSELSNSRVSIIGISNDLKFTDFLDPRVKSSLGEEEIVFPPYDANQLRDILQHRSKVSFKPDVLSEDVIPLCAAFAAREHGDARRALDLLRTAGELAERDQEETVTEAHVRRAQDKIELDRVVEVVRTLPTQSKLVLYAIMVLEKNGVHNINTGEVYNIYKRLCEELDTDVLTQRRVTDLISELDMLGIVNAVVVSKGRYGRTKEISLSVPIEETEAVLRADSRIGDIDDITPFVQARFEN, from the coding sequence ATGACCGACGAACGAACACCACGTGACCGCCGGACCGCCGGTCGTGATTTCGAGGTAGATCTCGATGACGTCCTCGATGAGGACGGGGACGAAGAGGATGGGCTCTTCGATAATCTCCTCAGCGGCGAGCCGATATTCGAGAACAAGGAGGTTCTTCGCCCCTCGTACACGCCGGACGAATTGCCACATCGGACCGACCAGATCAACAACATGGCGACGATTCTGGTCGCTGCACTACGGGGTGAGACACCATCGAACATACTCATCTACGGGAAGACGGGGACTGGAAAGACGGCGAGCGCGAAGTTCGTGAGTCAGGAACTTCAGAAGACATCCCAGCGCTACGACGTTCCGAGCGAGGTCCAGTACATCAACTGTGAGGTAACCGACACGCAGTATCGGGTCCTCGCCCAGCTCGCGAACACGTTCATCGAACAGAACCGTGACTGGATCGACCGGCGAACTCGGGAGTTAGAGGAGCTTCACGAGCAGGCGCGCGAGGATCCCTCGGCACTTCTCGACACGGAGTTCGACGATCCACCCGATCTCCGGGAGCGCATCGACGCACTCGAGGCCGACCGCGCGGAGATGGACGACGTTCCGATGACCGGCTGGCCGACTGATCGTGTCTACAACGAATTCTTCGACGCCGTCGACTACGTCGAACGCGTGGCCGTCATCATGCTCGACGAGATCGACAAGCTCGTCGAAAAGAGCGGCGACGACACCCTGTACAACCTCTCGCGGATGAATTCTGAACTGAGCAACTCGCGGGTCTCGATCATCGGCATCTCGAACGATCTCAAGTTCACGGATTTCCTCGACCCCCGCGTGAAATCCAGTCTCGGCGAGGAGGAGATCGTGTTCCCCCCGTATGACGCGAATCAACTCCGGGATATCCTCCAGCATCGGTCGAAGGTCTCGTTCAAACCGGACGTTCTCTCCGAGGACGTCATCCCGCTCTGTGCGGCGTTCGCCGCCCGGGAACACGGCGACGCGCGCCGGGCACTCGACCTGCTGCGCACCGCCGGTGAACTCGCGGAGCGCGACCAGGAGGAGACCGTGACCGAGGCGCACGTGCGACGCGCACAGGACAAGATCGAACTCGATCGCGTTGTCGAGGTCGTCCGCACACTCCCCACACAGTCGAAACTGGTGCTGTACGCGATCATGGTCCTGGAGAAAAACGGCGTCCACAACATCAACACGGGCGAGGTCTACAACATCTACAAACGTCTCTGTGAGGAACTCGACACGGACGTCCTCACCCAGCGGCGCGTGACCGACCTCATCAGTGAACTCGACATGCTGGGTATCGTGAACGCCGTCGTGGTGAGCAAGGGACGCTACGGACGCACGAAAGAGATCAGCCTCTCCGTTCCCATCGAAGAGACCGAGGCCGTCCTCCGGGCCGATTCCAGGATCGGCGACATCGATGACATCACGCCGTTCGTCCAGGCCAGATTCGAGAATTGA
- a CDS encoding winged helix-turn-helix domain-containing protein produces MVAGPLNGGNLPDLQIVLDALDDEDCRRIIEVLSSPMTAKEISDQCEMPLSTTYRKLDLLTEATLLSERTVIQSDGHHTTQYEVAFERVEIKLDEDHDVTVAIQRTPESTDERLESLWAEVRKET; encoded by the coding sequence ATGGTGGCCGGTCCGTTGAACGGCGGGAACCTCCCCGACCTCCAGATCGTCCTGGACGCTTTGGACGACGAGGATTGCCGCCGTATCATCGAAGTACTCTCGTCGCCCATGACGGCAAAGGAGATATCCGACCAGTGTGAGATGCCGCTCTCGACGACCTATCGAAAACTCGATCTCCTCACGGAAGCGACGTTGCTCTCCGAGCGGACCGTCATCCAGTCCGATGGACACCACACGACCCAGTACGAGGTGGCGTTCGAACGTGTCGAGATCAAACTCGACGAGGACCACGACGTCACGGTCGCCATCCAGCGCACGCCCGAATCCACGGACGAACGGCTCGAGAGTCTGTGGGCGGAGGTACGAAAGGAAACATGA
- a CDS encoding DUF7521 family protein gives MTDLLSIIVVLKTATFLLGGAITYFAFKAYRRTQSRSLQLLALGFGIVTLGSMGAGLVDQALWLSREFALITESLLTVVGFAVIVYSLYVD, from the coding sequence ATGACGGACCTACTGTCAATAATAGTCGTGCTGAAGACCGCGACGTTCCTTCTGGGTGGAGCGATCACCTACTTCGCGTTCAAGGCGTATCGTCGGACCCAGTCGCGATCGCTCCAGTTGCTCGCCCTCGGGTTCGGTATCGTCACGCTGGGATCGATGGGAGCGGGTCTGGTCGATCAGGCCCTGTGGCTCTCGCGAGAGTTCGCGTTGATCACCGAAAGCCTTCTCACGGTCGTCGGCTTCGCCGTCATCGTCTATTCCCTGTACGTGGACTGA
- a CDS encoding S26 family signal peptidase encodes MVEDPGDRDGQDVTDDGEWADPPSSPDGPNPPDRSAGPDPRDGPKAALRWAWEADEGLIVFVREMVGSLVAVLLVGLLLFAVSGVWPPMVAVESGSMEPNLQKGDLVFVMDEQRLAPDYATHDTGVVPYDVGEDQEYRSLGSYGDVIVYHPNDDPARKPVIHRTRFWVEEDENWLSKADSTYLPGEDCDAVPNCPAPHAGFITKGDNERTNDYYDQTRGISGPVKPEWIAGTAEVRIPWLGWVRLTFAEVSQGPRFPIASEAW; translated from the coding sequence ATGGTCGAGGACCCGGGTGACCGTGACGGGCAGGACGTCACTGACGACGGCGAGTGGGCCGACCCGCCGTCCTCGCCTGACGGTCCCAATCCACCCGACCGGTCCGCCGGTCCCGACCCGCGCGACGGACCGAAGGCTGCGCTTCGCTGGGCCTGGGAGGCGGACGAGGGACTCATCGTTTTCGTTCGCGAGATGGTCGGCAGTCTGGTCGCCGTGCTGTTGGTGGGACTGCTCCTGTTCGCCGTCAGCGGCGTCTGGCCGCCGATGGTGGCCGTCGAGAGCGGAAGCATGGAGCCCAACTTACAGAAGGGTGATCTCGTGTTCGTCATGGACGAACAGCGTCTCGCCCCGGACTACGCGACTCACGACACCGGCGTCGTCCCCTACGACGTGGGCGAGGACCAGGAATATCGCTCCCTCGGTTCCTACGGGGATGTCATCGTCTACCATCCGAACGACGACCCGGCACGGAAACCGGTCATTCACCGAACTCGGTTCTGGGTCGAGGAGGACGAGAACTGGCTTTCGAAAGCCGACTCCACATACCTCCCGGGCGAGGACTGCGATGCGGTACCGAACTGTCCGGCCCCCCACGCCGGGTTCATCACCAAGGGCGACAACGAGCGGACGAACGACTACTACGACCAGACCCGGGGGATCAGCGGGCCGGTCAAGCCAGAGTGGATAGCTGGAACGGCAGAGGTCCGGATCCCGTGGCTGGGGTGGGTGCGACTGACCTTCGCCGAGGTCAGTCAGGGTCCCCGGTTCCCGATCGCGAGCGAAGCGTGGTAA
- a CDS encoding DNA-directed DNA polymerase II small subunit — translation MPRPSHVRVVRRLTSDGYNADRDAVTVFANADDPIAAVERAIEAVADDALTITVADAEAAVSRTATNSTETTTPQTGGSTGTTKTNTSKKEPGSPGETKGVDARTPAADRPPVHVAKDITGESTGTGTYQDFVTVFRDRFERLAGQLRSRVTHRPTDALETMAGGSEAAIVGMVNDIRSTANGHWLVELEDTNGTFPTLVMKDRAIADDVDALLHDEVIGVEGTLSDDGGILFADAIHFPDVPRTYSPSTADRPVEAALISDVHVGSQEFLAEEWSAFADWLHTEEADRVEYLLIAGDMVEGVGVYPDQDEELDVIDIYEQYERFAEYLKAVPGDMEIVMIPGNHDAVRLAEPQPAFDEELREIMRVHDAKITSNPSVVTIEGVSVLLYHGVSIDELVAELPDDLATYENPQNAMAQLLRKRHLAPPFGGHMRISPEESDYLVIDEVPDVFHTGHVHKLGVGQYHNVRLVNSGCWQAQTAFQKSVNITPDTATAPILDLQTLEVTVRKFS, via the coding sequence GTGCCGCGCCCGTCGCACGTCCGCGTGGTCAGACGGTTGACCAGCGACGGGTACAACGCCGACCGCGACGCCGTCACGGTGTTTGCGAACGCCGACGATCCGATCGCGGCGGTCGAGCGCGCGATCGAGGCGGTGGCCGACGACGCCCTGACGATTACCGTGGCGGACGCCGAAGCGGCGGTGTCACGAACGGCCACCAATTCGACCGAAACGACAACGCCACAGACCGGCGGTTCGACTGGAACGACAAAGACGAATACGTCGAAGAAGGAGCCGGGTTCTCCAGGTGAAACAAAGGGGGTCGACGCTCGCACACCAGCGGCGGACCGTCCCCCCGTGCACGTCGCGAAGGATATCACCGGCGAAAGCACGGGAACTGGGACCTACCAGGATTTTGTGACGGTGTTCCGAGATCGGTTCGAGCGACTGGCCGGTCAACTGCGATCGCGGGTCACCCACCGCCCCACCGACGCCCTCGAAACGATGGCCGGGGGCAGCGAAGCCGCCATCGTCGGGATGGTCAACGACATCCGATCGACGGCGAACGGCCACTGGCTCGTCGAACTCGAGGATACCAATGGCACGTTCCCGACGCTGGTAATGAAGGACCGGGCCATCGCGGACGACGTCGACGCGTTGCTCCACGACGAGGTCATCGGGGTCGAGGGGACCCTCTCCGACGACGGGGGCATTCTGTTCGCCGATGCCATCCACTTTCCGGACGTCCCGCGGACGTACAGTCCCTCGACGGCCGACCGACCGGTCGAGGCGGCGCTCATCTCCGACGTCCACGTGGGCAGCCAGGAGTTCCTCGCAGAGGAGTGGTCCGCGTTTGCCGACTGGCTACACACCGAGGAGGCCGACCGCGTCGAGTACCTGCTCATCGCTGGCGACATGGTCGAAGGCGTGGGCGTCTACCCCGACCAGGACGAGGAACTCGACGTCATCGACATCTACGAGCAGTACGAGCGGTTCGCCGAGTACCTCAAAGCGGTCCCCGGGGACATGGAGATCGTGATGATTCCGGGCAACCACGACGCCGTCCGTCTCGCGGAGCCCCAGCCTGCCTTCGACGAGGAACTCCGGGAGATCATGCGGGTTCACGACGCCAAAATCACGAGTAACCCGTCGGTCGTCACGATCGAGGGTGTCTCCGTTCTGCTGTATCACGGCGTCTCCATCGACGAACTGGTTGCCGAACTTCCCGACGACCTGGCGACGTACGAGAACCCCCAGAACGCCATGGCACAGCTCCTCCGGAAACGCCACCTTGCGCCTCCCTTCGGCGGGCACATGCGCATCTCCCCCGAGGAGTCGGACTATCTGGTCATCGACGAGGTCCCCGACGTCTTCCACACCGGTCACGTCCACAAACTCGGCGTCGGTCAGTATCACAACGTCAGACTGGTCAACTCGGGGTGCTGGCAGGCCCAGACGGCCTTCCAGAAGAGTGTCAACATCACGCCGGACACGGCCACGGCGCCCATCCTCGACCTCCAGACCCTCGAGGTCACCGTGCGAAAGTTCTCCTGA
- a CDS encoding aspartate kinase has translation MRVVAKFGGTSLGAGSRIERAADSIESVVNDGHQIAVVASAMGDTTDELLDNITFEADEQDRAEIVSMGERTSVRLLKAALAARGVNAVFLEPGDPDWPVVANDRGEVDVEETERRSKRLAEKLEDTVPVITGFLAEDHDGTVTTLGRGGSDTTAVMLGRYMDADEVVIVTDVEGVMTGDPNVVEGARNVGEITVDELRNLSFRGAEVVAPSALSFKDMDLDVRVIHFQHEDMLTGGTNIEGQFEYLVNMRENPLSCLTVAGRAIRNQPGILAKLSTALYENGINVDAVASGMDSVTYYVDSDIAADAEPVLHDQVVGDNTLSSVTVTDDVAVIRVLGAELPNQPRLMPQIVDPIADAGINIFDIITSATSVAVFVAYDDREETLEIIQENFQG, from the coding sequence ATGCGCGTAGTCGCAAAGTTCGGCGGGACGAGTCTCGGCGCGGGCAGCCGTATCGAGCGGGCGGCCGACTCCATCGAGTCGGTGGTCAATGACGGTCATCAGATCGCGGTCGTGGCGAGTGCCATGGGCGACACGACGGACGAACTGCTCGACAACATCACTTTCGAGGCAGATGAGCAAGACCGCGCCGAGATCGTCAGCATGGGCGAACGAACGAGCGTTCGGTTACTCAAAGCGGCCCTCGCGGCCCGCGGCGTGAACGCCGTCTTCCTGGAACCCGGCGACCCCGACTGGCCGGTCGTGGCGAACGACCGCGGCGAGGTGGACGTCGAGGAGACCGAACGCCGTTCGAAGCGTCTCGCCGAGAAACTCGAGGACACAGTCCCCGTCATTACCGGCTTCCTCGCGGAAGACCACGATGGAACTGTCACGACGCTCGGTCGGGGTGGCAGCGACACGACGGCCGTGATGCTGGGTCGGTACATGGATGCCGACGAGGTCGTCATCGTGACCGACGTCGAGGGGGTCATGACCGGGGACCCGAACGTGGTCGAGGGGGCCCGAAACGTGGGCGAGATCACGGTCGACGAACTCCGAAACCTCTCGTTCCGTGGCGCAGAGGTCGTGGCCCCGAGCGCGCTGTCCTTCAAGGACATGGACCTCGACGTCCGTGTGATCCACTTCCAGCACGAGGACATGCTCACCGGGGGCACGAACATCGAGGGCCAGTTCGAATACCTGGTGAACATGCGGGAGAATCCCCTCTCCTGTCTCACCGTGGCCGGTCGAGCCATCCGGAACCAGCCCGGCATTCTGGCGAAACTGTCGACGGCACTGTACGAAAACGGCATCAACGTCGACGCGGTCGCGAGCGGGATGGACTCGGTCACCTACTACGTCGACTCCGATATCGCCGCCGATGCCGAGCCCGTCCTCCACGACCAGGTCGTCGGCGACAATACTCTCTCGTCGGTGACCGTCACCGACGACGTCGCGGTCATTCGAGTGCTCGGTGCGGAACTCCCGAACCAGCCGCGGCTGATGCCCCAGATCGTCGACCCCATCGCCGATGCCGGAATCAACATCTTCGACATCATCACCTCGGCGACGTCGGTCGCCGTCTTCGTCGCCTACGATGACCGCGAGGAGACCCTGGAGATCATCCAGGAGAACTTTCAGGGCTAG
- a CDS encoding tryptophanase, translating into MRYTSKMAGSVRVPPRDERRVRLEEAGYNLFNVPSAAVAVDLLTDSGTGTMSDEQWAAMFEGDEAYAGSESFAELERSVEAVMGIEHVVPTHQGRGAENVLYGTLVDEGDVVPNNTHFDTTRAHVVENGGRPVDCPADGAFDPRSDGDFLGNFDLDCARRVVDDVGAERVPVVVVTITNNSAAGQPVSVANLREVRAFADEIDATFVVDACRFAENAQFVQQREREFADASVAEIAHEQLSDADAVVMSGKKDGLVNVGGFVGVADESLLEAVEQRAILYEGFLTYGGMAGRDLAAFAVGLREAVQEPYVQARVDQVRELADTVEDAGLPVYRPVGGHAIYVDAGAAYDHIPDDQFPGQSLAVELYREGAVRGVELGSFAFPETERPEFVRLALPRRTYHREHIDYVGETAAAVAARSAEAPGYTVVDEPPMKELRHFSARLEPV; encoded by the coding sequence ATGCGATACACCTCGAAGATGGCGGGGTCGGTACGCGTTCCGCCCCGCGACGAACGGAGAGTGCGTCTCGAGGAGGCCGGGTACAATTTGTTCAACGTCCCCTCGGCGGCGGTCGCCGTCGACTTGCTCACCGACTCGGGAACGGGAACCATGAGCGACGAGCAGTGGGCGGCCATGTTCGAGGGCGACGAGGCGTACGCCGGTAGCGAGAGTTTCGCCGAACTCGAACGGTCGGTCGAGGCGGTCATGGGGATCGAACACGTCGTACCGACCCACCAGGGGCGAGGTGCGGAAAACGTTCTCTACGGGACGCTCGTGGACGAGGGCGACGTCGTCCCGAACAACACGCACTTCGACACGACCCGAGCCCACGTCGTGGAAAACGGCGGCCGACCGGTGGACTGCCCCGCCGATGGCGCGTTCGACCCCCGTTCAGACGGTGATTTCCTCGGGAACTTCGATCTCGACTGCGCCCGACGGGTCGTGGACGACGTGGGCGCAGAGCGGGTCCCCGTGGTCGTCGTCACCATCACGAACAACTCCGCCGCGGGCCAGCCGGTGAGCGTCGCGAACCTCCGCGAGGTCCGGGCGTTCGCCGACGAGATCGACGCCACGTTCGTCGTCGACGCCTGTCGGTTCGCGGAGAACGCACAGTTCGTCCAGCAGCGCGAGCGGGAGTTCGCCGACGCCTCTGTCGCCGAGATCGCACACGAGCAACTCTCCGACGCGGACGCCGTGGTGATGAGCGGAAAAAAGGACGGTCTCGTCAACGTCGGCGGCTTCGTGGGGGTGGCCGACGAGTCGCTCTTAGAGGCGGTCGAACAGCGCGCCATCCTCTATGAAGGTTTTCTTACCTATGGAGGGATGGCGGGCCGAGACCTCGCGGCCTTCGCGGTGGGTCTCCGCGAGGCCGTCCAGGAGCCGTACGTCCAAGCACGGGTCGACCAGGTCCGGGAACTGGCCGATACCGTCGAGGACGCCGGCCTTCCCGTCTACCGACCCGTCGGCGGGCACGCGATCTACGTGGACGCCGGTGCGGCCTACGATCACATCCCCGACGACCAGTTCCCGGGGCAGTCGCTCGCGGTCGAACTCTACCGCGAGGGCGCCGTTCGTGGCGTCGAACTCGGCAGTTTCGCGTTCCCCGAGACCGAACGCCCCGAGTTCGTGCGACTGGCGCTCCCGCGCCGGACCTACCATCGAGAACATATCGATTACGTCGGGGAGACGGCCGCCGCGGTCGCCGCACGATCGGCCGAGGCTCCGGGCTACACGGTCGTCGACGAACCCCCGATGAAAGAACTCCGGCACTTCTCCGCCCGCCTCGAACCAGTCTAA
- a CDS encoding metallophosphoesterase family protein, translated as MRIGVLSDVHANAVALDAVLADMPPVDRIVNAGDVVGYNPWPGACVETVRERTAVSVIGNHDLKVATETNFSQNRMAQAGIRHAIEELSAEQREWIASLSDSRRCCADRVKVVHGHPDHPNHYTYPEEFGPHLLDDEDVLVMGHTHVQHAEQYDEGIVLNPGSVGQPRDRDPRAAYAIVDLDALSVETRRVEYDVDAVVDAIEAAGLPERTGARLRRGE; from the coding sequence ATGCGCATCGGAGTGTTGTCGGACGTCCACGCGAACGCGGTCGCACTGGACGCGGTGCTCGCGGACATGCCGCCGGTCGACCGGATCGTCAACGCGGGGGACGTGGTCGGGTACAATCCCTGGCCTGGAGCCTGCGTCGAGACCGTACGAGAGCGGACTGCCGTCTCCGTGATAGGCAATCACGATCTGAAGGTGGCAACCGAGACGAACTTCTCCCAGAACCGAATGGCCCAGGCCGGCATCCGCCACGCGATCGAGGAGCTCTCCGCCGAGCAGCGCGAATGGATCGCGTCACTGTCCGATTCACGGCGCTGTTGTGCCGACCGGGTGAAGGTCGTCCACGGCCACCCCGACCATCCCAACCACTACACCTACCCCGAGGAGTTCGGTCCACACCTGCTGGACGACGAGGACGTCCTCGTGATGGGCCACACCCACGTCCAGCACGCCGAACAGTACGATGAGGGGATCGTCCTCAACCCGGGAAGCGTCGGCCAGCCGCGTGACCGAGATCCACGGGCTGCCTACGCGATCGTCGATCTGGACGCGCTCAGCGTCGAGACGCGACGCGTGGAGTACGACGTCGACGCGGTCGTCGACGCGATCGAGGCGGCCGGCCTGCCGGAGCGCACCGGGGCACGGTTGCGCCGGGGCGAGTGA
- a CDS encoding IMP cyclohydrolase, whose amino-acid sequence MYIGRFIVVGPDVAAYRVSSRSFPNRKIIERDDVLTVVPTEDAESTDNPYVSYNCVRPGGDATVVGNGSHVDPVAEKLDMGYPARDALVTALFALDFEKDDYDTPRIAGVVGENEAVIGIVRRDALIVREVTEPTLVATYEHDAPIDYDFAVESAEEAARAVYDADFEHEVCAAGVVREGEASEWAIVNE is encoded by the coding sequence ATGTACATCGGACGCTTCATCGTCGTCGGACCGGACGTCGCCGCCTACCGGGTCTCCTCCCGCTCGTTCCCGAACCGCAAGATCATCGAGCGCGACGACGTCCTGACCGTCGTGCCCACCGAGGACGCCGAGTCGACGGACAACCCCTACGTCTCCTACAACTGCGTCCGTCCCGGTGGCGACGCGACGGTCGTCGGCAACGGCTCGCACGTCGACCCGGTGGCCGAAAAACTCGACATGGGCTACCCGGCCCGTGACGCGCTCGTCACCGCGCTGTTCGCGCTGGACTTCGAGAAGGACGACTACGACACCCCTCGCATCGCCGGCGTCGTCGGCGAGAACGAGGCCGTCATCGGTATCGTGCGCCGCGACGCCCTCATCGTGCGCGAAGTGACGGAGCCGACCCTGGTGGCGACCTACGAACACGACGCGCCGATCGACTACGATTTCGCCGTCGAATCAGCCGAAGAGGCCGCCAGAGCGGTCTACGACGCCGACTTCGAACACGAGGTGTGCGCTGCCGGCGTCGTTCGCGAGGGCGAGGCGTCCGAATGGGCCATCGTCAACGAGTGA
- a CDS encoding AbrB/MazE/SpoVT family DNA-binding domain-containing protein, giving the protein MSSEGVDSESKVSGNQANIPARIRRELDIDDGDTLRWHVEEDGTLRVRVVQQRSGTFSEFDGYEGPEETDVRTEHDTWGIDER; this is encoded by the coding sequence ATGAGCAGTGAGGGCGTCGACTCCGAGAGCAAGGTGTCTGGGAACCAGGCTAACATTCCCGCACGAATCCGTCGCGAACTGGACATCGACGACGGGGACACGCTCCGCTGGCACGTCGAGGAAGACGGCACCCTTCGCGTTCGGGTCGTCCAGCAACGCAGCGGCACGTTCAGCGAGTTCGATGGCTACGAGGGCCCCGAAGAGACCGACGTGAGAACAGAACACGATACGTGGGGCATCGACGAAAGATAG
- a CDS encoding type II toxin-antitoxin system VapC family toxin, with protein sequence MPRALLDTTVLFAAAYQRDGLHDEALPILQGIDQGDLPEGIVLDFVPAETLNGVTTHAGHEAAVDFLDHLEENSRFHIASLTGDAMATAKSLFRQYERFSFVDACIVAHMQGKGFGHLYAFDDDFDALTDVYRLNTATNPYRPE encoded by the coding sequence ATGCCGAGAGCCCTTCTCGATACGACAGTTCTCTTCGCTGCAGCGTACCAACGTGACGGACTCCACGACGAAGCATTGCCTATCCTCCAGGGTATCGATCAGGGCGACCTGCCCGAGGGAATCGTTCTCGATTTCGTCCCCGCAGAGACGTTGAACGGAGTGACGACCCACGCTGGCCACGAGGCCGCAGTCGACTTTCTCGATCACCTCGAAGAGAATTCCCGGTTTCACATCGCCTCCCTGACCGGGGATGCCATGGCCACGGCGAAATCACTGTTTCGGCAGTACGAGCGGTTCTCGTTCGTCGACGCCTGCATCGTCGCGCACATGCAGGGCAAAGGATTTGGTCATCTCTACGCGTTCGACGACGACTTCGACGCCCTGACCGACGTGTACCGGCTCAACACCGCCACCAATCCATACCGGCCGGAGTGA
- a CDS encoding DUF3800 domain-containing protein yields the protein MQYFGDASGNLRNVLHGREEVFSIAVVAGPPFAVGACPKRVVRKNSILEEAKWSHLKDTSKRRMLECLSDREEDLIFNFATVSRDELIGMDGHYHLFNEGSLPTSSDVFLKSLLYAVLLDDIRSKQQNQNAKFYFDQFASRPSWENLERLLGESVPTIDHRHGDSKSRAGIQTADCIAGAARHDRLDNSSWLELLPEQRATDVSTVAISGIQQRLREL from the coding sequence GTGCAATATTTCGGAGACGCCTCCGGAAATCTTCGGAACGTCCTACACGGGAGAGAGGAGGTGTTCTCGATCGCGGTCGTTGCTGGCCCACCCTTCGCCGTCGGTGCGTGTCCAAAGAGAGTCGTTAGGAAAAATTCGATACTCGAGGAAGCAAAGTGGAGCCACTTAAAGGATACGTCAAAGAGGAGGATGTTGGAATGTCTGTCTGACCGGGAGGAAGATCTCATATTCAATTTCGCGACTGTATCACGAGATGAACTGATAGGCATGGATGGCCACTACCACTTATTCAACGAAGGCAGTTTACCCACCTCCTCTGACGTCTTTCTGAAATCGCTATTGTACGCCGTATTGTTGGATGACATTCGCTCGAAACAGCAGAATCAAAATGCGAAGTTCTACTTTGATCAGTTCGCGTCTCGACCTTCTTGGGAAAATTTGGAGCGATTGTTGGGCGAAAGCGTCCCAACGATAGACCACCGACACGGTGACTCAAAGTCCAGAGCGGGAATACAAACTGCAGACTGTATTGCCGGGGCCGCTCGTCATGACCGGTTGGATAATTCGAGTTGGCTGGAATTACTCCCTGAACAAAGAGCCACGGACGTATCGACAGTAGCAATCTCAGGCATACAGCAACGGCTTCGAGAATTGTGA
- a CDS encoding DNA-methyltransferase gives MGEVDQAVKSLPSHHELYQSDARDLSMIEDESVHLAVTSPPYFDIKDYENGTGGEDQLGDLTNYEKFNQQIDKVWSQVYDKLVPGGRLIVVVGDVLRSRSDYGRHRVLPLHATIQEHCTDIGYDNLAPIIWYKIGNASLEAGGNARFLGKPYEPGAVIKNDIEYILLFRKPGGYRSPSIEERILSVIEADEHQKMFRQLWDDIQGEPQIDHPAPYPVALAQRLIRMFSFAQDTVLDPFAGTGTTAVAASRVGRNSISVELEEKYVDIAEERIQDERGKLTNYENLSVNISR, from the coding sequence ATGGGTGAGGTAGACCAAGCGGTGAAATCGCTCCCATCCCACCACGAACTCTACCAGAGCGACGCTCGCGACCTTTCGATGATCGAGGATGAAAGCGTCCATCTCGCGGTCACCTCTCCACCCTATTTCGACATCAAGGACTACGAAAACGGAACCGGTGGCGAGGACCAGCTGGGTGATCTGACGAACTACGAAAAGTTCAATCAGCAGATCGACAAGGTATGGAGCCAGGTCTACGACAAGCTCGTCCCAGGTGGCCGGCTGATCGTCGTGGTTGGCGACGTTCTCCGATCCCGTAGCGACTACGGCCGTCACCGGGTGCTCCCCCTTCATGCGACTATCCAGGAGCACTGTACCGATATCGGGTACGACAATCTCGCTCCGATTATCTGGTACAAGATCGGCAACGCCTCACTCGAAGCAGGGGGTAACGCCCGATTCCTCGGGAAGCCCTACGAGCCGGGTGCGGTCATCAAAAACGACATCGAATACATCCTCCTCTTCCGCAAGCCCGGGGGGTATCGTTCGCCGTCGATCGAGGAGCGCATTCTGAGCGTGATCGAAGCCGACGAACACCAGAAGATGTTCCGGCAACTGTGGGACGACATCCAGGGCGAGCCGCAGATCGATCATCCGGCCCCGTACCCGGTTGCGTTGGCCCAGCGTCTCATCCGGATGTTCTCATTCGCACAGGACACCGTTTTGGACCCATTCGCCGGGACTGGGACCACTGCGGTCGCTGCCTCTCGAGTCGGTCGGAATTCCATTTCCGTGGAGCTCGAGGAGAAATACGTCGACATCGCCGAAGAGCGGATTCAAGATGAGCGAGGAAAGCTCACCAACTACGAGAATCTGAGCGTCAATATCTCCCGGTAA